The proteins below are encoded in one region of Halocatena salina:
- the larE gene encoding ATP-dependent sacrificial sulfur transferase LarE, with the protein MSIADKLSNAREDLAGRDGVLIAFSGGVDSSVVAALAHEALGENAVACTAKSETLPAEELADTKRVADEIGIRHEIVEFSELENPAFVENDDDRCYHCRTMRLGKMYETARELGIGTVCDGTNASDPGEGHRPGLRAVEELDVYSPLLAHDFSKPEVRDAADHYGLSVADKPSMACLSSRIPTGLDVTESRLTRIEKAERLLRTWGFEQFRVRDHDGLARIEVGSDELDRALDPDFVRAAREHLSEIGFEHVTLDLHGYETGSVSPETEHPDDSEPVVENVFDTDYPTAE; encoded by the coding sequence ATGAGTATCGCGGACAAGCTGAGTAACGCTCGTGAGGATCTCGCCGGGCGCGATGGGGTGCTCATCGCCTTCTCCGGCGGTGTGGACTCGAGCGTCGTCGCTGCGCTCGCCCACGAGGCGCTCGGTGAGAACGCGGTGGCGTGCACCGCGAAAAGCGAGACGCTACCGGCCGAGGAACTCGCCGATACGAAGCGCGTTGCAGACGAGATCGGCATCCGCCACGAGATCGTCGAGTTCTCGGAGCTGGAAAACCCGGCGTTCGTGGAAAACGACGACGACCGGTGTTATCACTGCCGGACGATGCGGCTGGGGAAGATGTACGAAACCGCCCGCGAGTTGGGTATCGGGACGGTCTGTGATGGGACGAACGCCTCCGATCCGGGCGAAGGCCACCGGCCGGGACTCAGAGCCGTCGAAGAACTCGACGTCTACTCCCCGCTGCTCGCACACGACTTTTCGAAGCCGGAGGTCCGAGACGCAGCTGACCACTACGGGCTGTCAGTCGCGGACAAACCCTCGATGGCATGTCTCTCCTCGCGTATTCCGACCGGACTCGACGTGACTGAGTCGCGGCTCACCCGGATCGAAAAAGCAGAGCGACTCCTCCGAACGTGGGGGTTCGAACAGTTCCGCGTGCGCGATCATGACGGACTCGCGCGCATCGAAGTCGGCAGCGACGAACTCGACCGCGCGCTCGATCCCGACTTCGTCCGTGCAGCGCGAGAGCATCTCTCGGAGATCGGCTTCGAACACGTCACCCTCGATCTCCACGGCTACGAAACCGGAAGCGTCAGCCCCGAGACGGAGCACCCCGACGATTCCGAGCCGGTGGTCGAAAACGTGTTCGACACCGACTATCCGACTGCCGAGTGA